From a single Maritimibacter sp. DP1N21-5 genomic region:
- a CDS encoding FkbM family methyltransferase, with the protein MAQATDRTVHMAVKPRNREERDTDPERDIIWSRGVRFPDRPSFLTQRLRRALRFNNYEKQEAEALRGMIRPEDVVLELGGGIGFMSSIVAKAGARAVHVYEANPDAVAYARDVYAMNGIECVTITNAIVGPKKGMATFYQRENMLTSSMEEDPIRVDSPVVATHQIEVRNINTVWKDVKPSVLVCDIEGAEADLFVKAQMTGLRLAVIELHPQWIGEAGVRAVFDAMTRAGLTYFPKASSAKVVTFKKDW; encoded by the coding sequence ATGGCGCAGGCAACCGACAGGACGGTGCATATGGCGGTGAAACCGAGAAACCGCGAGGAGCGGGATACCGATCCCGAGCGCGACATCATCTGGAGCCGGGGGGTGCGTTTTCCCGACCGTCCATCCTTTCTGACCCAGCGCCTGCGCAGGGCGCTGCGGTTCAACAACTACGAGAAGCAAGAGGCCGAGGCGCTGCGCGGCATGATCCGGCCCGAAGACGTGGTGCTGGAACTGGGGGGGGGCATCGGCTTCATGTCCTCCATCGTGGCCAAGGCGGGGGCGCGCGCGGTGCATGTCTATGAGGCGAACCCGGATGCGGTGGCCTATGCCCGCGACGTCTATGCGATGAACGGGATCGAATGCGTCACGATCACCAACGCCATCGTGGGGCCGAAGAAGGGCATGGCGACCTTTTATCAACGCGAGAACATGCTGACCTCCTCAATGGAAGAAGATCCGATTCGCGTGGACAGCCCCGTGGTCGCGACCCACCAGATAGAGGTGCGCAACATCAACACCGTCTGGAAGGACGTGAAGCCCTCGGTCCTCGTCTGCGACATCGAGGGGGCCGAAGCAGACCTCTTCGTGAAGGCGCAGATGACCGGGCTTCGCCTCGCGGTGATCGAATTGCACCCGCAATGGATCGGCGAGGCAGGCGTGCGTGCGGTCTTCGATGCGATGACGCGGGCCGGCCTCACTTATTTCCCGAAAGCCTCGTCGGCCAAGGTTGTGACCTTCAAGAAGGACTGGTGA
- a CDS encoding glycosyltransferase family 2 protein has translation MRATAVLCVRNEGAFLLEWIAHHLGVGFTDIVVASNDCQDGTDAMLDRLAEVAPVHHIRNDGPHDAGGVQFTALKAMDRHPAVRDADWLLALDVDEFVNIHVGDRTLRALLGALPEADAVTLTWRLFGNGGVVGFEDAPVTEQFTRAAPVIMQWPWRASMFKTLYRNDGTYGKLGVHRPRAPDKARLERVRWFDGEGRALSERYRMGPIFSPYGRSNYGLVQLNHYPLGAMESYIVKRDRGRAVHEADALGLDYWTERNWVEEEDLSIRGADGLRDSVLARLRADPVLAKLHAAAVAWRRARFETLMLEEPNRALFGRLLMSPPARPLSAQAAARLIRYGMADAERKSQTI, from the coding sequence ATGCGGGCGACCGCGGTTCTCTGCGTCAGGAACGAAGGCGCGTTCCTCCTCGAATGGATCGCGCATCATCTGGGCGTGGGGTTCACGGATATCGTCGTTGCGTCCAACGACTGCCAGGACGGGACCGACGCAATGCTCGACCGGCTGGCCGAGGTGGCGCCGGTACATCACATCCGCAACGATGGACCTCATGACGCAGGCGGCGTCCAGTTCACGGCGCTGAAGGCGATGGACAGACACCCGGCGGTGCGCGACGCGGACTGGCTCCTCGCGCTCGACGTGGACGAGTTCGTGAACATCCATGTGGGCGACCGGACGCTGCGCGCGCTTCTGGGCGCCCTGCCCGAAGCGGATGCCGTGACCCTGACTTGGCGGCTCTTCGGCAATGGCGGTGTCGTCGGATTCGAGGACGCGCCAGTGACCGAGCAATTCACCCGCGCCGCGCCGGTCATCATGCAGTGGCCCTGGCGCGCGAGCATGTTCAAGACGCTCTACCGCAACGACGGGACTTACGGGAAACTGGGGGTCCACCGGCCCCGCGCGCCGGACAAGGCCCGGCTGGAGCGGGTGCGGTGGTTCGATGGCGAGGGCCGCGCCTTGAGCGAGCGCTACCGGATGGGTCCGATCTTTTCCCCCTATGGCCGGTCGAACTACGGGCTGGTGCAGCTCAATCATTATCCGCTCGGCGCGATGGAGAGCTATATCGTGAAACGCGACAGGGGACGCGCCGTGCATGAAGCCGACGCTCTCGGGCTCGATTACTGGACCGAGCGGAACTGGGTCGAGGAGGAAGACCTCTCGATCCGGGGGGCGGACGGGCTGCGTGACAGTGTGCTTGCTAGGTTGCGGGCCGATCCGGTGCTGGCGAAACTCCATGCGGCGGCCGTGGCATGGCGACGGGCGCGGTTCGAGACGCTGATGCTCGAGGAGCCGAACCGCGCGCTTTTCGGGCGGCTTCTCATGTCGCCACCGGCGCGGCCCCTGTCGGCGCAGGCGGCCGCGCGGCTGATCCGCTACGGGATGGCCGATGCCGAACGGAAGTCGCAGACGATCTGA
- the pyrC gene encoding dihydroorotase: MTQSFTIRRPDDWHLHLRDGAMMDTVLPETARHFGRAIVMPNLVPPVVTGADAAAYRARIMAALPEGMSFEPLMTLYLTETTDPEDVREAAASGLVTAVKLYPAGATTNSHSGVRDFDNVRGVLEVMAEIGLPMCVHGEVTTHDVDIFDREAVFIETVLDPLRRATPGLRVVMEHITTRDGVDYVKSQEDMGGTITTHHLIINRNHILVGGIKPHYYCLPVAKREEHRLALVQAATSGDRHFFLGTDSAPHPDHLKEHACGCAGVFSATNTMSCLAEVFEAAGALDRLEGFASLNGPAFYGLAPNPETITLTKGDPVTYPAKFPVGEDHVTLFDPGFPLHWHVEA, from the coding sequence ATGACACAAAGCTTTACGATCCGCCGCCCCGACGACTGGCATCTTCACCTGCGCGACGGCGCGATGATGGACACCGTCCTTCCCGAAACCGCCCGCCATTTCGGACGCGCCATCGTGATGCCGAACCTCGTGCCGCCGGTGGTCACCGGGGCGGATGCCGCGGCATACCGGGCGCGGATCATGGCGGCGCTGCCCGAGGGCATGTCCTTCGAGCCGCTCATGACGCTTTACTTGACCGAGACGACGGACCCCGAGGACGTGCGGGAGGCGGCGGCGAGCGGGCTCGTGACGGCGGTAAAGCTCTACCCGGCCGGGGCCACGACCAACTCGCACTCCGGGGTGCGCGATTTCGACAATGTCCGGGGCGTGCTCGAGGTCATGGCCGAGATCGGTCTGCCGATGTGCGTGCATGGCGAGGTGACGACCCATGACGTCGACATCTTCGACCGCGAGGCGGTATTCATCGAGACCGTGCTCGATCCCCTGCGCCGGGCGACGCCGGGGCTCAGGGTCGTGATGGAGCATATCACCACGCGTGACGGCGTGGACTATGTGAAATCGCAGGAAGATATGGGCGGCACGATCACCACCCATCACCTGATCATCAACCGCAACCATATCCTCGTTGGCGGGATCAAGCCGCATTACTACTGCCTGCCCGTGGCCAAGCGCGAAGAGCATCGGCTGGCGCTTGTCCAAGCGGCGACCTCGGGCGACCGGCATTTCTTCCTGGGCACGGACAGCGCCCCGCATCCCGACCATCTCAAGGAACATGCCTGCGGTTGTGCCGGGGTGTTCTCGGCCACCAACACCATGTCCTGTCTGGCCGAGGTCTTCGAGGCGGCAGGGGCGCTCGACAGGCTCGAGGGCTTCGCCTCGCTGAACGGGCCCGCATTCTATGGGCTCGCGCCGAATCCGGAGACGATCACGCTCACCAAGGGCGATCCGGTCACCTATCCGGCCAAATTCCCGGTGGGCGAGGATCACGTGACGCTCTTCGACCCCGGCTTCCCCCTGCATTGGCACGTGGAGGCGTAG
- a CDS encoding orotate phosphoribosyltransferase has protein sequence MIPTSFPAKEEIARLSARMLLEIGAVNFRPEDPFILASGLPSATYIDCRKLISFPRIRSTLMDFMAVTVMREAGFEAFDNIAGGETAGIPFAALVAERLALPMTYVRKKPKGYGRNARIEGAMSEGERVLLVEDLTTDGGSKLSFVDAIRETGATCGHTAVIFYYGIFPKTEKKLGDHGVALHYLCTWWDVLAAARETGAFAPETLTEVEAFLNDPRAWQEKHKPA, from the coding sequence ATGATCCCCACGTCATTTCCCGCCAAGGAAGAAATCGCGCGTTTGTCCGCCCGGATGCTGCTCGAGATCGGCGCGGTGAACTTCCGGCCCGAAGATCCCTTCATCTTGGCCTCGGGACTGCCCTCGGCGACCTATATCGACTGCCGCAAGCTTATCTCCTTCCCGCGCATCCGCTCGACACTCATGGATTTCATGGCGGTGACGGTGATGCGCGAGGCCGGGTTCGAGGCCTTCGACAATATCGCGGGGGGCGAGACAGCAGGCATCCCCTTCGCCGCGCTGGTGGCGGAACGTCTGGCACTTCCGATGACCTATGTTCGCAAGAAGCCCAAGGGCTACGGGCGCAATGCCCGGATCGAGGGCGCGATGAGCGAGGGCGAGCGGGTGCTTCTGGTCGAGGACCTGACCACGGACGGTGGCTCGAAGTTGTCTTTTGTCGACGCAATCCGCGAGACCGGGGCGACCTGTGGGCATACGGCGGTGATCTTTTACTACGGGATCTTCCCCAAGACGGAAAAGAAACTGGGCGATCACGGGGTTGCGTTGCATTACCTCTGCACATGGTGGGACGTGCTGGCCGCTGCGCGCGAGACGGGCGCCTTCGCGCCCGAGACGCTGACCGAGGTCGAGGCCTTCCTCAACGATCCGCGCGCGTGGCAAGAGAAGCACAAGCCCGCATAA